The Rhizophagus irregularis chromosome 2, complete sequence genome contains a region encoding:
- a CDS encoding uncharacterized protein (SECRETED:cutsite_SSA-FP; SECRETED:prob_0.8136); SECRETED:SignalP(1-23), which yields MTMKYFTFLTFFILLSFVTISSAFPSSNELLSNTPEKRHQCSCSVAAADFNSGPVIGYVFFAQDENGHTEVAGIFNKGFDDTNASYGMKIIDECKNTLFDLTDGLNIKPNGRGGTKSFRHKFTNMSIDCDDNGILTKKIHHNKRNCHSNKLRKRLPNGAMTTQDGEGSGYSGISK from the coding sequence atgacaaTGAAATACTTTACGTTTTTGaccttttttattcttttatctttCGTTACTATTTCGTCAGCTTTTCCAAGTAGTAATGAACTGTTATCTAATACTCCTGAAAAACGACATCAATGCAGTTGCTCTGTCGCCGCCGCGGATTTCAATTCTGGTCCGGTTATAGGTTACGTATTCTTTGCCCAAGACGAAAATGGTCACACTGAAGTCGCAGGAATCTTTAACAAAGGTTTCGATGATACAAACGCGTCTTACGGaatgaaaattattgatgAGTGCAAAAATACACTTTTCGATCTCACGGATGGATTGAATATAAAACCAAATGGTCGTGGCGGTACCAAATCTTTCAGACATAAGTTTACAAATATGAGTATTGACTGTGATGACAATGGTATTCTCACCAAAAAAATTCACCATAATAAACGTAATTGTCATAGCAATAAACTTAGGAAACGTCTTCCTAATGGTGCAATGACCACTCAGGATGGTGAAGGCTCTGGTTACTCTGGAATAtcgaaataa
- a CDS encoding uncharacterized protein (SECRETED:cutsite_IKS-SI; SECRETED:prob_0.7791); SECRETED:SignalP(1-21) → MRLYYIFLLSIILLAILPIKSSIIIEEPIPETPSTPRVLNIDNYEDGTIVVRIVRLNYTAPPKFCLEENLSIRTIYPNGTVKGFDLSADTLNIQPFNFCLLSKFNPLRFYPVKKNFLFLTYAEAEDVNNPFTYNDWGMIIDLDGVIKSKFWLGTSFVNTTTNEWLPAQDSIRLNIHRDNGFLRTAPITSTNSMILQQFKVNENGEIQLLAKSYMNFTATPVETVATMDGGYAIIYPGITPSSTIPFAPYISIHGFFLQNGNPEPQGPFVLYQTPNPVSKIILLDCGFTKVGFGQTCILVLNVAPATDQNTFIKMDFLSTGTVYNITIFQNPADLTDFAIMPLDYGGYLLFSTAPNLDKTKLNLYGYILDDNSKRYNWNISYPTITNFIGDILILPNNTLVIPQPESGQTWGLITTDLYKIEGARDHGYGNLHIFNTTPIIGDTIDPSGIESLTIKFYSKVNLSPYRNVTILQDGGIIRQITSVSNDNGNFVEAIDDYTIKIKVIDSTFNQPNTKYYVLIDDGFVESKDLQEPIIGIQDNAWNFNTTQQEVTQKSISTFYETKLNESSINGKVRLTAEGTTYFKSFKHDKIKRKEFFDNLTQELAKAVPVGPERITTNERHEIDTSVSPEQYIISINIKRAKNSNDSRSVNLVASDLNTLIKYKLITVIGSGVYTNYLDEEYGYEPIPRWLEEHLSSILGTIGLNIILLLFAYWNKTFAIYTCGNAIEKFVTTILFTSIDAGSVENIFTTSLFFVTFPFIVNLGFAFKVVIDELMGYDFQKLLENIKKLNDLVKKGNNSTVEVNDRKKKFKKLIRETRKELIKIEEEVSDLKKDVNEILKNPVDDVKTKEKLVKIIDHITKLVDISGHLDELWKLLEFNKFVAIKLEEIIVEKESEVDNKESEVDNKESEVDNKEVSKVNEGIVKKFANELIKIHNLIIKELKEVKELNEQLNKAVDLIVNESKEEPPMSENELTTSENEPTTSKNKFMSELKKLESFKKELEELEKLESFKKKLEELKENNEESNGKDSIRIKIKKLFSRLQEKFEEIIKAIEKKRPPKKYRKLSKWLRDYKDNQTIVIIFTILAGVDISHLELLGSQLQIPNINYFGLEIRNINFNAELSQAAENSLFWGDVTNIFIEDVSTIFIQCFYLSQVVSFGYTPIYTISKSIIHLINNVYHIHQYNKSSDTNPGEPNNL, encoded by the exons ATGaggttatattatatttttcttttatcaattattttactgGCGATATTACCAATAAAATCATCCATTATAATTGAAGAACCAATACCTGAAACCCCTTCAACTCCTCGCGTGTTAAATATAGATAATTATGAGGATGGCACGATAGTCGTTCGAATAGTTCGTTTAAACTATACAGCTCCTCCCAAATTTTGTCTGGAGGAAAACTTATCAATTCGCACAATTTATCCCAATGGAACTGTTAAAGGATTTGATCTTTCAGCAGATACATTAAATATACAACCTTTCAATTTTTgtcttctttcaaaatttaacCCTCTTAGATTttaccctgtaaaaaaaaattttttgtttttaacttACGCGGAAGCTGAAGATGTAAACAATCCTTTCACTTATAATGATTGGGGGATGATTATCGACTTAGATGGAGTAATTAAAAg taaattttggTTAGGTACATCTTTTGTTAATACTACTACTAACGAATGGTTGCCCGCTCAAGATTCTATCAGACTAAATATCCATAGAGATAATGGATTTCTTCGTACGGCACCCATAACTAGTACTAATTCTATGATCTTGCAACAATTCAaagt AAATGAAAATGGTGAAATCCAACTTCTTGCAAAATCTTATATGAATTTTACGGCTACTCCAGTCGAAACAGTTGCAACAATGGACGGAGGATACGCGATTATTTATCCTGGTATTACGCCGTCATCAACAATCCCTTTTGCTCCATATATATCGATCCATggcttttttttacaaaatggaAATCCAGAACCGCAAGGTCCATTTGTTCTTTATCAAACTCCAAATCCggtatcaaaaattattttacttgatTGTGGTTTTACTAAAGTGGGATTTGGTCAAACTTGTATACTGGTTTTAAACGTTGCCCCAGCAACAGATCAAAATACGTTTATTAAAATGGATTTTCTTTCAACGGGaactgtatataatattactatttttcaAAACCCTGCTGATCTTACTGATTTTGCCATTATGCCATTAGATTATGGAGGTTATCTCTTATTTAGTACAGCACCAAATCTAGATAAAACTAAACTTAATCTTTATGGTTATATTTTGGATGACAATAGTAAACGTTATAATTGGAACATATCATATCCTactataacaaattttattggtgatattttaattttaccaaataataCTCTTGTAATCCCTCAACCGGAATCTGGACAAACTTGGGGTTTGATCACCACTGATTTGTATAAGATCGAGGGTGCACGTG ATCATGGTTATGGAAATTTACATATCTTCAACACAACCCCGATCATTGGTGATACTATAGATCCATCTGGAATTGAATCccttacaattaaattttatagtaaagtCAATTTATCACCTTATCGTAACGTTACGATTTTACAAGATGGTGGTATTATACGTCAAATTACTTCTGTAAGCAACGATAATGGAAATTTTGTAGAAGCTATTGATGACTATACTATTAAAATCAAAGTGATTGATAGTACTTTTAATCAGCCTAATACAAAGTATTATGTTTTAATTGATGATGGTTTTGTAGAGAGTAAAGATCTTCAAGAACCTATCATTGGAATACAAGATAATGCTTGGAATTTTAATACAA CTCAACAAGAAGTTACACAAAAAAGTATTTCAACTTTTTATGAAACAAAATTAAACGAATCTAGCATTAACGGAAAAGTTCGATTGACTGCAGAAGGAACCACTTATTTCAAAAGTTTCAAacatgataaaattaaacgtaaagaattttttgataatttaacaCAAGAATTGGCCAAAGCAGTCCCTGTTGGTCCGGAACGAATAACTACAAATGAAAGACATGAAATTGATACTTCCGTTTCACCCGAACAATACATtatatctattaatattaaaagagcCAAGAATTCAAATGACAGCAGATCTGTTAATTTGGTCGCTAGtgatttaaatactttaataaaatataaacttattaCTGTTATTGGTTCTGGagtatatacaaattatttagatGAAGAATATGGATATGAACCCATAC ccAGGTGGTTAGAAGAACATTTGAGTAGTATTCTTGGAACAATTGGATTGaacattatattattgttgtttGCTTATTGg AACAAAACATTTGCAATTTATACATGTGGCAACGCTATTGAAAAATTTGTGACGACAATTCTTTTTACTAGCATAGATGCGGGTAGCGTGGAAAATATCTTCACTACAAG TCTTTTTTTTGTGACATTTCCGTTTATCGTAAATTTGGGATTTGCATTTAAAGTTGTAATTGATGAACTTATGGGATATgatttccaaaaattattagaaaacattaaaaaacTTAATGACTTGGTAAAAAAAGGCAACAATTCCACAGTAGAAGTTAACgatcgcaaaaaaaaatttaagaaactCATAAGAGAAACtagaaaagaattaataaaaattgaagaagAAGTTAGCGATCTTAAGAAAGatgttaatgaaatattaaagaatccTGTTGATGATGTAAAAACCAAGGAAAAATTGGTGAAAATTATCGATCATATAACAAAATTAGTAGACATTAGTGGACATTTAGATGAACTTTggaaattattagaatttaataaatttgttgctataaaattagaagaaattatCGTCGAAAAAGAATCGGAAGTAGATAACAAAGAATCAGAAGTAGATAACAAAGAATCAGAAGTAGATAACAAAGAAGTTTCAAAAGTTAATGAAGGAATTGtcaaaaaatttgcaaatgaattaattaaaattcataatcttataataaaggaattaaAAGAAGTTAAAGAACTTAATGAGCAATTAAATAAAGCTGTAGACCTTATCGTGAATGAATCAAAAGAAGAACCTCCGATGAGCGAAAATGAACTCACGACGAGCGAAAATGAACCTACGACgagcaaaaataaatttatgagcgaattaaaaaaacttgagAGCTTTAAAAAGGAATTAGAGGAATTAGAAAAACTTGaaagctttaaaaaaaaattagaagaattgaaagaaaataatgaagaaagtAACGGAAAGGATagtattcggataaaaattaagaaattgttTAGTAGGCTTCAAGAGAAATTCGAAGAGATTATAAAAGCGATAGAAAAAAAGCGGCCGCCGAAGAAATATCGAAAACTTTCAAAATGGTTAAGAGATTATAAAGATAATCAAacaattgttataatattcacGATATTAGCAGGAGTCGATATTTCACATTTAGAATTGCTTGGATCACAGTTACAAAttccaaatattaattattttggtcTTGAAATtcgaaatattaatttcaatgCTGAATTATCTCaagcagcagaaaatagtttattttggGGTGATGTCACTAATATTTTCATTGAAGATGTTTCTACAATATTTATTCAg tGTTTTTATTTGTCTCAAGTTGTATCATTTGGTTACACGCCCATATACACTATTTCAAAATCTATTATACATCTCATTAATAACGTTTATCACATacatcaatataataaatcctCAGACACCAACCCGGGCGAACCCAATAATTTGTAG